The Methylacidimicrobium sp. B4 genome contains a region encoding:
- a CDS encoding glutamate-5-semialdehyde dehydrogenase: MISLEEQIEAICREAKAASRGLARVYAERIDAALEAIGAVLEESQARIEAANRLDVELGRKQGLAAALLDRLTLSPKAFSSMLRGIEEVRRLPSPLGRILEERARPNGLLIRKVRVPIGVIGVIYESRPNVTVDVAALCLKAGNAVVLRGGSEAFHSNTALAHALREGLDRVGLPPAAVHLLPTVDRASIPILCRQRRYLDLLIPRGGYGLIEAVVTHAQVPVIKHFQGICHVFVEARADMEMARKIVVNAKCQRPAVCNAMETLLVDRKIAPAFLPGMVRELRERGVEIRGDEETRFLGGPEVVPATAEDWATEYLDLILSVRVVDGLPEALAHIGQFGSSHSDAIVTEDRETAEEFLRSVDSAVVYWNSSTRFTDGGEFGLGAEVGISTDKIHARGPMGVDELTSYKYVVVGSGQIRE, from the coding sequence ATGATTTCCTTGGAAGAGCAGATCGAGGCCATTTGCCGAGAGGCCAAGGCGGCTTCCCGGGGGCTTGCTCGGGTCTACGCCGAGAGGATCGACGCGGCGCTCGAGGCGATCGGTGCGGTCCTGGAAGAATCGCAGGCGCGAATCGAAGCCGCCAACCGGCTCGATGTCGAGCTCGGCCGCAAGCAGGGGCTGGCGGCGGCCCTGCTCGATCGCCTGACCCTTTCACCGAAGGCGTTCTCCTCCATGTTGCGCGGAATCGAGGAGGTCCGGAGGCTGCCCAGCCCTCTGGGACGGATTCTCGAGGAGCGGGCCCGCCCAAACGGGCTCCTGATTCGGAAAGTGCGCGTTCCCATCGGGGTCATCGGCGTGATCTACGAAAGCCGTCCCAACGTGACCGTCGATGTAGCGGCTCTCTGCTTGAAGGCGGGTAATGCGGTGGTCCTCCGCGGCGGCAGCGAGGCCTTCCATTCCAATACGGCCCTTGCGCATGCCTTGCGCGAGGGACTCGATCGGGTGGGGCTTCCTCCGGCGGCGGTCCATCTCCTTCCCACAGTCGACCGGGCCTCCATTCCCATCCTCTGCCGGCAGCGCCGGTATCTCGATCTTCTGATTCCCCGCGGGGGATACGGCCTCATCGAGGCGGTCGTAACGCACGCTCAAGTTCCCGTCATCAAGCATTTTCAAGGCATCTGCCATGTTTTCGTCGAAGCGCGGGCCGACATGGAGATGGCGCGAAAGATCGTGGTGAACGCAAAATGCCAGCGACCCGCAGTCTGTAACGCGATGGAAACCTTGCTGGTCGACCGGAAGATTGCGCCCGCGTTTCTTCCCGGGATGGTGCGGGAGTTGCGCGAACGCGGGGTCGAGATCCGCGGCGACGAGGAGACCCGCTTCCTCGGCGGTCCTGAGGTGGTTCCGGCGACTGCGGAGGATTGGGCGACCGAGTACCTCGACTTGATTCTCTCCGTGCGGGTCGTCGACGGCTTGCCCGAAGCCCTGGCCCACATCGGACAGTTCGGTTCAAGCCATTCGGACGCCATCGTCACCGAAGATCGGGAGACCGCGGAGGAGTTTCTCCGCTCAGTCGATTCGGCGGTCGTCTACTGGAACAGCTCCACTCGCTTCACCGACGGCGGGGAGTTCGGCCTGGGAGCCGAGGTCGGGATCAGCACCGACAAGATCCATGCGCGCGGCCCGATGGGGGTCGACGAGCTCACTTCGTACAAGTACGTCGTGGTCGGCTCCGGCCAGATCCGGGAGTAG
- a CDS encoding YrhA family protein codes for MNYKTYVALVNEEEQAAGFQPFVGRPPARVEAYAGEVQERYGIAIPPDYLDLLLLADGLAHNGVVFYAMDQEEEEDQFLPGLIAENLAVQGFQTRPEYLLLGHSDLFRYAYSFPERKYFALHADTLEPAAEFSSFNDLMVNVLKHEALGLFDEDEEIQETRGDDFSDPDEEEGFVEEDDATSEPPFPEGSSSEGESKRERRDPPTGQG; via the coding sequence ATGAATTACAAAACGTATGTAGCGCTGGTGAACGAAGAAGAGCAGGCGGCAGGCTTTCAACCCTTCGTCGGTCGTCCACCGGCGCGGGTGGAGGCCTACGCGGGAGAGGTGCAGGAGAGGTACGGAATCGCGATTCCGCCCGACTATCTCGATCTCCTGCTGCTCGCCGACGGCCTCGCCCACAACGGGGTCGTCTTCTACGCGATGGACCAGGAGGAAGAGGAGGATCAGTTCCTCCCGGGCCTGATCGCGGAGAATCTGGCTGTACAGGGCTTCCAGACGAGGCCGGAGTATCTCTTGCTCGGCCATTCCGACCTCTTCCGCTACGCCTACTCGTTTCCGGAACGAAAGTATTTCGCCCTCCATGCCGACACCCTCGAGCCGGCTGCGGAGTTCTCGAGCTTCAACGACTTGATGGTCAACGTGCTCAAGCATGAAGCCCTGGGCCTCTTCGACGAAGACGAGGAAATCCAGGAGACCCGGGGAGATGACTTTTCCGATCCGGATGAGGAAGAAGGATTTGTGGAAGAGGATGACGCGACTTCCGAGCCGCCGTTCCCGGAAGGATCGAGCTCCGAGGGGGAGTCGAAGCGGGAGAGGCGAGATCCTCCCACGGGGCAAGGATAG
- a CDS encoding DUF502 domain-containing protein yields MKLAFGSERSARSSTVWSWLRGKFLTGLFVLLPAVLTLWVIQLVYGIVNGPADLILAFLVRAHLLPGSTFIREHFGGHIPGAGFVVSLLVVLLVGFAVGNFAGSALLRAIERVVQRVPFVSAIYQTAKEAVEALRNLGSSDAQAFQSSPVVYVSLSERGARALGFVTGRLPIQSGEGTLCTVFIPTSPTPFSGFLVVVPEGALTTAPELSYESVLKLCFSYGLLSSSKEGSTGRRGQPPARADTRQTG; encoded by the coding sequence GTGAAGCTTGCCTTTGGGTCGGAGAGATCGGCTCGATCGAGCACCGTCTGGTCATGGCTGCGCGGGAAGTTTCTCACGGGGCTCTTCGTCCTGCTTCCCGCCGTGCTGACTCTCTGGGTCATCCAGCTCGTCTATGGGATCGTCAATGGCCCGGCGGACCTGATTCTCGCGTTTCTGGTCCGGGCGCACCTCCTCCCCGGCTCGACCTTCATCCGCGAGCACTTCGGAGGGCACATCCCGGGTGCCGGCTTCGTGGTCAGCCTGCTGGTCGTGCTCCTGGTCGGATTTGCCGTGGGGAACTTCGCCGGCTCCGCGCTCCTGCGGGCGATCGAGCGGGTGGTGCAGCGGGTGCCGTTCGTCAGCGCCATCTACCAAACGGCCAAGGAGGCCGTCGAGGCCCTGCGCAACCTGGGAAGCTCGGATGCCCAGGCGTTCCAATCGAGCCCGGTGGTCTACGTCTCTCTCTCGGAGAGAGGGGCGAGAGCGCTGGGCTTCGTCACGGGCCGATTGCCGATCCAGTCGGGAGAAGGGACCCTCTGCACCGTCTTTATTCCCACCTCCCCCACCCCGTTCAGCGGATTCCTGGTGGTGGTACCGGAAGGGGCGCTGACTACCGCTCCGGAGCTCTCTTACGAAAGTGTGCTCAAGCTCTGCTTTTCGTACGGCCTTCTCAGCTCTTCCAAGGAAGGCTCAACAGGCCGACGAGGGCAGCCCCCAGCGCGAGCCGATACCAGGCAAACGGGATGA
- a CDS encoding undecaprenyl-diphosphate phosphatase — protein MNDFLTSTILGVVEGLTEFLPVSSTGHLLITEHWLGARSETFNIFIQLGAVLAVTLLYWPKIVGLITGIHKPQNLDYVLKLAVAFALTSVLGLAAKKAGWKLPDQLTPVLLAVFAGAAWIFLAESRLRSLEPTSQIGWMTACAVGVAQVLAGVFPGLSRSGATILTALLFGVERPAATEFAFLLGIPTMFAASLFSFAQETHFFRDLPADSWDTLLVGFTVSGITGFAAVQWLLRYVQSHTFIPFAWYRLALGAALVGLLSLPWKS, from the coding sequence ATGAATGATTTTTTGACCAGCACCATCTTGGGGGTGGTGGAAGGCCTCACCGAGTTCCTTCCCGTTTCGAGCACCGGCCACCTGCTGATCACCGAGCACTGGCTGGGCGCTCGCTCGGAAACCTTCAACATCTTCATCCAGCTGGGGGCGGTGCTCGCAGTGACTCTCCTCTATTGGCCCAAGATCGTCGGCCTGATCACCGGGATCCACAAGCCACAGAACCTCGACTATGTCCTGAAGCTCGCGGTCGCCTTTGCGCTCACCTCGGTCCTCGGGCTCGCCGCAAAGAAAGCGGGGTGGAAGCTGCCCGACCAACTCACCCCGGTGCTCCTGGCCGTCTTCGCCGGAGCGGCCTGGATCTTTCTGGCAGAGAGCCGTCTCCGCTCCCTTGAGCCAACCAGCCAGATCGGCTGGATGACCGCATGCGCCGTGGGAGTCGCGCAAGTGCTCGCCGGCGTCTTTCCCGGCCTCTCCCGTTCGGGAGCCACCATCCTCACGGCCCTTCTCTTCGGGGTCGAGCGGCCCGCCGCGACAGAGTTCGCCTTTCTGCTCGGCATTCCGACCATGTTTGCCGCGAGCCTCTTCTCCTTTGCGCAGGAAACCCATTTTTTCCGCGATCTCCCCGCCGACTCCTGGGATACGCTCCTCGTTGGTTTCACCGTCTCCGGGATCACCGGCTTCGCTGCCGTTCAATGGCTGCTCAGATATGTGCAGAGTCACACCTTCATCCCGTTTGCCTGGTATCGGCTCGCGCTGGGGGCTGCCCTCGTCGGCCTGTTGAGCCTTCCTTGGAAGAGCTGA
- a CDS encoding D-alanyl-D-alanine carboxypeptidase family protein yields MRGLPALPTGDRPKTTPNPMQGAWPLACAAALWFVSGVDLLAARHHHHRARADSTYLAVGSEWEADRLVEATAALLYDPVTNRVLFARNLDAPLAPASTTKLMTALLVYEMTGLHGFVSVLPSDTAVEPSHVPLRIGQRLSVTELVQDLLVGSCNDAALALARSTSGSVPAFVHEMNRKAWEMGCLHTHFVDPHGLASFREGQMTTARDLLHIFQAVLNVPALRQMLMTRTVATRSGNQLRILHNHNRLLGKYAGMGPAKTGWTREARHTYAAACQRDGHPLLLVLLHSPDKWRDATVLFNYGFRQVKESNLPAAPAQPL; encoded by the coding sequence ATGCGCGGGTTACCTGCCCTACCTACGGGCGATCGTCCTAAGACGACCCCGAACCCAATGCAGGGGGCATGGCCTCTCGCCTGTGCGGCAGCCCTCTGGTTCGTGAGCGGCGTCGATCTTCTGGCGGCGCGTCATCACCACCACCGCGCGAGGGCGGATTCCACGTACTTGGCGGTAGGGAGCGAGTGGGAGGCCGATCGATTGGTGGAGGCTACCGCAGCTCTCCTGTACGACCCGGTCACCAATCGCGTTCTCTTCGCTCGGAACCTCGATGCTCCTTTGGCCCCCGCCAGCACGACCAAGTTGATGACCGCTCTCCTGGTCTATGAGATGACCGGGTTGCACGGGTTCGTGAGTGTTCTTCCCTCCGATACGGCGGTCGAACCCTCCCATGTGCCGCTGCGGATCGGACAGCGGCTTTCGGTGACCGAGCTCGTCCAGGATCTGCTCGTCGGCTCCTGCAATGACGCCGCTCTCGCCCTCGCCCGCTCGACTTCCGGGTCGGTCCCCGCCTTCGTCCACGAGATGAATCGCAAGGCCTGGGAGATGGGATGCCTGCACACCCACTTCGTCGATCCGCACGGCTTGGCTTCCTTCCGGGAAGGCCAGATGACGACCGCCCGGGATCTGCTGCACATCTTTCAGGCCGTCTTGAACGTCCCGGCCCTGCGGCAAATGCTCATGACCCGCACCGTCGCCACCCGAAGTGGGAACCAGCTCCGGATCCTCCACAACCACAATCGCCTGCTCGGGAAGTACGCCGGGATGGGCCCGGCGAAGACCGGTTGGACGCGCGAGGCGCGCCACACCTACGCGGCAGCCTGTCAACGCGACGGCCACCCGCTTCTGCTGGTTCTCCTGCACAGTCCGGACAAGTGGAGGGACGCAACCGTCCTCTTCAACTATGGCTTCCGGCAGGTAAAGGAATCGAACCTTCCAGCGGCCCCAGCCCAGCCGCTTTGA
- a CDS encoding AURKAIP1/COX24 domain-containing protein: MGSLKKRRKAKMNKHKRRKRRREHRHKKRLRYKTG, encoded by the coding sequence ATGGGTTCGCTCAAGAAACGCCGCAAGGCGAAGATGAACAAGCACAAGCGCCGCAAGCGCAGGCGCGAGCATCGTCACAAGAAGAGGCTCCGTTACAAGACCGGCTAA